From a single Vampirovibrio chlorellavorus genomic region:
- the groES gene encoding co-chaperone GroES, whose product MPTTETKIAIKPLGDRVVLEVLEETEQTSGGIYLPETAREKPQKGKILAVGPGKLNDSGKREEMQVQVGDVVLFAKYSGTDVKLSGKEVKILSEKDILGIIEG is encoded by the coding sequence ATGCCTACAACTGAAACCAAAATCGCAATTAAACCGCTCGGCGATCGCGTCGTGCTGGAAGTGCTGGAAGAAACCGAGCAAACTTCCGGTGGCATTTACTTGCCGGAAACCGCTCGTGAGAAGCCCCAAAAAGGTAAAATCCTGGCAGTAGGCCCTGGCAAGCTCAATGACAGCGGCAAGCGTGAGGAAATGCAGGTGCAAGTTGGCGATGTGGTTCTGTTCGCCAAGTACAGCGGCACCGATGTCAAACTTTCCGGCAAGGAAGTTAAAATCCTCTCCGAGAAGGATATTTTGGGCATTATTGAAGGTTAA